One genomic window of Melanotaenia boesemani isolate fMelBoe1 chromosome 20, fMelBoe1.pri, whole genome shotgun sequence includes the following:
- the six6a gene encoding homeobox protein SIX6a, whose amino-acid sequence MFQLPILNFSPQQVAGVCETLEESGDVERLGRFLWSLPVAPAACEVLNKNESVLRARAVVAFHTGNFRELYHILENHKFTKESHTKLQALWLEAHYQEAEKLRGRPLGPVDKYRVRKKFPLPRTIWDGEQKTHCFKERTRHLLREWYLQDPYPNPSKKRELAQATGLTPTQVGNWFKNRRQRDRAAAAKNRLQQQVMSGGSVRSLADDDGTVDRLGNSSSPEASLSSKAAASAISITSSDSECDI is encoded by the exons ATGTTTCAGCTTCCCATCTTGAATTTCAGCCCCCAGCAGGTTGCCGGGGTCTGCGAGACTCTGGAGGAGAGCGGGGACGTCGAGCGCCTGGGCCGCTTCCTCTGGTCGCTGCCCGTCGCGCCAGCGGCCTGCGAGGTCCTCAATAAGAACGAGTCGGTGCTGCGGGCCCGAGCTGTGGTCGCCTTCCACACTGGCAATTTCCGTGAACTCTACCACATCCTGGAGAACCACAAGTTCACCAAAGAGTCACACACGAAGCTGCAGGCGCTGTGGCTCGAAGCGCACTACCAGGAGGCCGAGAAGCTGCGGGGCCGCCCGCTGGGGCCAGTGGACAAATACAGGGTGCGGAAGAAGTTTCCCCTACCCAGAACCATTTGGGATGGAGAGCAGAAAACCCACTGCTTCAAGGAGAGAACCCGGCATTTGTTAAGAGAATGGTACTTGCAGGATCCTTACCCAAATCCCAGTAAAAAGAGGGAGCTTGCACAGGCTACTGGACTTACACCCACACAAGTGGGAAATTGGTTCAAAAATCgcagacaaagagacagagcagCTGCTGCGAAGAACAG GCTACAGCAGCAGGTTATGTCCGGCGGCTCGGTTCGCTCCCTGGCGGACGACGATGGCACCGTGGACCGCTTGGGGAACTCGTCCAGTCCCGAGGCCAGTCTGTCCAGTAAAGCCGCTGCCTCGgccatctccatcacctccagCGACAGTGAATGTGACATCTAA